One part of the Leucobacter triazinivorans genome encodes these proteins:
- a CDS encoding malate synthase G, whose protein sequence is MNQISINTTTAAAAAHDTVYTARAQLRVAQPIVDFVEHAAAARGLDLDAFWRGADAIIHDLSPKNRALLAHRDELQARIDAWHREHPGQPDPDAYRAFLQEIGYLEPEPEPFAVTTAGVDAEIAEIAGPQLVVPLLNARFALNAVNARWGSLYDALYGTDAIERTGELSPGEHYNEARGAAVIERGRELLDRIAPLATGSHRDATAYRVRDGELVVHLHDGATTGLVAPEAFAGHRGGEEQPEAVLLAHHGLHVEIVIDPNGTIGSGDDAGVQDLLLESALTTIMDLEDSVAAVDADDKALGYRNWLGLMDGTLSEQVSKNGTVFTRTMHRDREYTAPDGSPLALSGRSVLFVRNVGHLMRTDAVLDRDGAEVPEGILDAIMTVLGSLADLTGPAAGRNSRTGSIYIVKPKMHGRDEVAFAVELFARVEELFGLPACTVKIGIMDEERRTSVNLAACIEAARERVVFINTGFLDRTGDEIHTSLWAGPMPPKAALRTRPWLGAYENRNVAIGVDCGLDGRAQIGKGMWAMPDLMGDMLEQKIGHVRAGASTAWVPSPTAATLHALHYHRRDAFAERRALPPLPHNSLAELLRIPLAADGELSARAVSTEVDNCVQSILGYVVRWIDQGIGCSKVPDINDVALMEDRATLRISSQLLANWLAHGVISEAQVDESLLRLAAVVDRQNAADSAYEPLLGEGPDGIAFQAARRLIVEGAAQPNGYTEPLLHALRRAKKDAARLA, encoded by the coding sequence ATGAACCAGATCTCCATCAACACCACAACCGCAGCCGCAGCCGCGCACGACACCGTCTACACCGCGCGCGCGCAACTGCGCGTGGCCCAGCCCATCGTCGACTTCGTCGAGCACGCCGCGGCCGCCCGCGGCCTCGACCTCGACGCGTTCTGGCGGGGCGCCGACGCGATCATCCACGATCTCTCCCCGAAGAACCGCGCGCTGCTTGCGCACCGCGATGAGCTGCAGGCCCGCATCGATGCCTGGCACCGCGAGCACCCGGGTCAGCCCGATCCCGACGCCTATCGCGCGTTCCTCCAGGAGATCGGCTACCTGGAGCCCGAGCCTGAGCCCTTCGCCGTCACCACCGCAGGGGTCGACGCCGAGATCGCAGAGATCGCCGGCCCGCAGCTCGTCGTGCCGCTCCTCAACGCGCGCTTCGCCCTCAACGCGGTGAACGCCCGCTGGGGGTCGCTCTACGACGCACTCTACGGCACCGACGCCATCGAGCGCACCGGAGAGCTCTCACCCGGCGAGCACTACAACGAGGCCCGCGGCGCAGCCGTGATCGAGCGCGGCCGCGAGTTGCTCGACCGCATCGCGCCGCTTGCGACGGGCTCGCACCGCGACGCGACGGCGTACCGAGTGAGAGACGGCGAACTGGTCGTGCACCTCCACGACGGCGCGACCACCGGGCTCGTCGCGCCCGAAGCCTTCGCCGGACACCGCGGCGGTGAAGAGCAGCCCGAGGCAGTACTGCTCGCGCACCACGGACTCCACGTGGAGATCGTCATCGACCCGAACGGCACGATCGGCAGCGGCGACGACGCGGGCGTTCAGGATCTGCTGCTCGAGTCGGCGCTCACCACCATCATGGACCTCGAGGACTCGGTCGCCGCGGTCGATGCCGACGACAAGGCGCTCGGGTACCGCAACTGGCTCGGGCTCATGGACGGCACCCTCTCGGAGCAGGTGAGCAAGAACGGCACCGTCTTCACCCGGACGATGCACCGGGACCGCGAGTACACCGCGCCGGACGGAAGCCCGCTCGCCCTGTCTGGCCGCTCGGTGCTGTTCGTGCGCAACGTCGGCCACCTCATGCGCACGGATGCCGTGCTCGACCGCGACGGGGCGGAGGTGCCCGAGGGCATCCTCGACGCCATCATGACCGTGCTGGGGTCGCTCGCAGATCTGACGGGCCCCGCGGCCGGCCGCAACTCGCGCACCGGCTCGATCTACATCGTCAAGCCCAAGATGCACGGACGCGACGAGGTCGCCTTCGCGGTCGAGCTGTTCGCGCGCGTCGAAGAGCTCTTCGGCCTGCCGGCGTGCACCGTGAAGATCGGCATCATGGATGAGGAGCGGCGCACCTCAGTGAATCTCGCGGCCTGCATCGAAGCGGCGCGCGAACGCGTCGTCTTCATCAACACCGGATTCCTCGACCGCACGGGCGACGAGATCCACACTTCCCTCTGGGCGGGGCCCATGCCGCCCAAGGCGGCGCTCCGCACGCGCCCCTGGCTCGGAGCCTACGAAAACCGCAACGTGGCCATCGGAGTGGACTGCGGCCTCGACGGGCGCGCGCAGATCGGCAAGGGGATGTGGGCGATGCCCGACCTCATGGGCGACATGCTCGAGCAGAAGATCGGCCACGTGCGCGCGGGCGCCTCGACCGCGTGGGTACCCTCACCGACTGCCGCCACCCTGCACGCGCTTCACTACCACCGGCGCGATGCGTTCGCGGAGCGCCGGGCGCTGCCCCCGCTGCCGCACAACAGCCTCGCCGAGTTGCTCCGCATCCCCCTCGCGGCCGACGGCGAGCTCTCCGCCCGGGCTGTGTCGACCGAGGTCGACAACTGCGTCCAGTCGATCCTCGGCTACGTCGTGCGCTGGATCGATCAGGGCATCGGCTGCTCCAAGGTGCCCGACATCAACGATGTCGCGCTCATGGAGGATCGCGCCACGCTGCGCATCTCGAGCCAGCTGCTCGCGAACTGGCTGGCGCACGGCGTGATCTCCGAGGCGCAAGTGGACGAGAGCCTGCTCCGGCTCGCCGCGGTCGTAGACCGGCAGAACGCCGCGGATTCGGCGTACGAGCCGCTGCTCGGCGAAGGGCCCGACGGGATCGCCTTTCAGGCGGCGCGACGCCTGATCGTCGAGGGGGCGGCGCAGCCGAACGGCTATACCGAGCCGCTGCTCCACGCTCTGCGGCGGGCCAAGAAGGACGCAGCCCGGCTCGCATGA
- a CDS encoding IclR family transcriptional regulator — MSEAAAAGSGEGAGGVQSVVRAFGVLEAVAELAPEAALVDIARATGLAQSTAHRLLQTMVNAGYVRQTEARGYALGAALISLGTRATPPLALRARSVMVELEALAQETVNLAVLDGDRIAYVGQVPSRHQMRMFTEIGHRVLPHSAGVGKAILSTLPETRVREIVAVTGLPRFTATTLTDVESLLADLRAVRRRGFAIDDGEHEVGVRCIAVPLPGASPPAAISISGPAARVNDELAATIAEALVDAARSLA; from the coding sequence ATGAGCGAAGCAGCGGCCGCCGGGAGCGGCGAGGGAGCCGGAGGAGTCCAGTCGGTCGTGCGCGCCTTCGGAGTGCTGGAGGCCGTGGCGGAGCTCGCGCCCGAGGCCGCACTCGTGGACATTGCGCGGGCGACCGGGCTCGCGCAATCGACGGCGCACCGCTTGCTGCAGACCATGGTGAACGCCGGGTACGTGCGCCAGACCGAGGCTCGGGGCTACGCGCTCGGCGCCGCGCTCATCAGCCTCGGCACCCGCGCGACGCCGCCGCTCGCGCTCCGAGCGCGCTCGGTCATGGTCGAACTCGAGGCACTCGCTCAGGAGACAGTCAACCTCGCCGTGCTCGACGGCGATCGCATCGCCTACGTCGGACAGGTGCCGTCGCGGCACCAGATGCGCATGTTCACCGAGATCGGGCACCGCGTGCTGCCGCACTCGGCAGGAGTGGGGAAGGCGATCCTCTCGACGCTGCCGGAGACGCGTGTGCGCGAGATCGTGGCGGTCACCGGCTTGCCGCGCTTCACCGCGACGACGCTCACCGATGTCGAGTCGCTCCTCGCCGATCTGCGAGCGGTGCGCCGCCGCGGTTTCGCCATCGACGACGGCGAGCACGAGGTGGGGGTGCGCTGCATCGCGGTGCCCCTGCCCGGCGCTTCGCCCCCTGCCGCGATCTCCATCTCCGGTCCCGCCGCCCGCGTCAATGATGAGCTCGCGGCGACCATCGCCGAGGCGCTCGTCGATGCGGCCCGTAGCCTGGCGTGA
- a CDS encoding endonuclease domain-containing protein, producing MSIFQELHALGGITQTSRLVELGHTHYRIRKAFASGDLTRPRRGWIALRSADPQLLFAARHGVALTCITQAKRWGLWVFEHDRPHVAAPGGRHVDLAGKTVHRRRPLVLRPPGTLADGVENMLDCVAACQPHDAALAVWDSALQKRLIDFEALAALPLRGNARALLAECSPFADSGLETFFRTRLRWLRIPIRQQIWIHGHRVDFLVGDRLVVQLDGRDHSGAQRSEDNRHDAALIQRGYHVIRVSYAQLVYSWPEVQDAVLGAIARGLHHAR from the coding sequence ATGAGCATCTTCCAAGAGCTGCACGCACTCGGCGGCATCACCCAGACCTCCCGCCTCGTCGAGCTCGGCCACACCCACTACCGCATCCGGAAGGCCTTCGCGAGCGGTGATCTCACTCGCCCGAGACGCGGCTGGATCGCACTGCGCAGCGCGGATCCGCAACTGCTCTTCGCAGCCAGGCACGGCGTCGCCCTCACCTGCATCACGCAGGCGAAACGGTGGGGACTCTGGGTATTCGAGCACGATCGGCCCCACGTCGCCGCACCGGGAGGACGCCACGTGGACCTCGCCGGAAAGACGGTGCATCGCCGTAGGCCCCTGGTGCTGCGACCGCCCGGCACGCTGGCCGACGGTGTCGAGAACATGCTCGACTGCGTCGCGGCGTGCCAGCCGCACGATGCCGCACTCGCGGTATGGGACTCGGCGTTGCAGAAGCGGCTCATCGACTTCGAGGCGCTCGCGGCCCTTCCCCTGCGCGGAAACGCCCGCGCGCTCCTCGCGGAGTGCTCGCCCTTCGCCGACTCCGGCCTGGAGACGTTCTTCCGCACGCGCCTCCGCTGGCTGCGGATCCCCATCCGCCAGCAGATCTGGATCCACGGGCACCGCGTCGACTTCCTGGTCGGAGATCGCCTCGTCGTCCAGCTCGACGGGCGCGATCACTCAGGGGCCCAGCGCTCAGAGGATAACCGTCACGACGCGGCGCTCATCCAACGCGGCTACCACGTGATCCGTGTGAGCTACGCGCAGCTGGTGTACTCCTGGCCAGAGGTGCAAGACGCCGTCCTCGGCGCCATCGCGCGGGGCCTGCACCATGCCAGATGA
- the rplK gene encoding 50S ribosomal protein L11: MAKAKKVTGLIKLQIAAGAANPAPPVGPALGQHGVNIMEFCKAYNAATESQRGNIVPVEITVYEDRSFDFVLKTPPAAELLKKAAGVQKGSGTPHTVKVAKVTAEQVRQIAEQKQADLNANDLDAASKIIAGTARSMGITVE; encoded by the coding sequence ATGGCAAAAGCCAAGAAGGTGACCGGTCTGATCAAGCTTCAGATCGCAGCCGGCGCCGCCAACCCGGCGCCCCCCGTGGGCCCCGCGCTGGGCCAGCACGGCGTCAACATCATGGAGTTCTGCAAGGCCTACAACGCGGCCACGGAATCCCAGCGCGGCAACATCGTCCCCGTCGAGATCACGGTGTACGAGGATCGCTCGTTCGACTTCGTGCTCAAGACTCCGCCGGCGGCCGAGCTGCTGAAGAAGGCGGCCGGCGTGCAGAAGGGCTCCGGCACCCCGCACACCGTCAAGGTGGCGAAGGTCACCGCCGAGCAGGTGCGCCAGATCGCCGAGCAGAAGCAGGCCGATCTCAACGCGAACGACCTCGACGCGGCTTCGAAGATCATTGCGGGCACCGCTCGCTCCATGGGCATCACGGTCGAGTAA
- the rplA gene encoding 50S ribosomal protein L1 — protein MAQKSKAYRAAAEKIQAGKFYAPAEAVALAKETGSTKTDSTVEVAVKLGVDPRKADQMVRGTVSLPHGTGKTARVIVFAVGPAAEAAIAAGADEVGGDELIEKVAAGYTDFDSAVSTPELMGKVGRLGKVLGPRGLMPNPKTGTVTPDPAKAVTEIKGGKIEFRVDKHANVHFIVGKASFSAEQLTDNLNSVLDEISRLKPSSAKGKYVQKGAVSTTFGPGIPLDVAGL, from the coding sequence ATGGCACAGAAGTCGAAGGCGTACCGCGCCGCTGCCGAGAAGATCCAGGCAGGCAAGTTCTACGCTCCCGCCGAGGCCGTGGCCCTGGCGAAGGAGACCGGTTCCACCAAGACCGACTCGACCGTCGAGGTCGCCGTCAAGCTCGGTGTGGACCCCCGCAAGGCCGACCAGATGGTGCGCGGCACCGTCAGCCTCCCGCACGGCACCGGCAAGACGGCGCGCGTCATCGTGTTCGCCGTTGGCCCGGCCGCTGAGGCCGCGATCGCCGCCGGCGCCGACGAGGTCGGCGGCGACGAGCTGATCGAGAAGGTGGCCGCCGGCTACACCGATTTCGATTCGGCCGTCTCGACCCCCGAGCTCATGGGCAAGGTCGGTCGTCTGGGTAAGGTGCTCGGCCCCCGCGGCCTCATGCCCAACCCCAAGACCGGCACCGTGACCCCGGATCCGGCCAAGGCCGTAACCGAGATCAAGGGCGGCAAGATCGAGTTCCGCGTCGACAAGCACGCCAACGTGCACTTCATCGTCGGCAAGGCGTCGTTCTCGGCCGAGCAGCTCACCGACAACCTCAACTCGGTGCTCGACGAGATCTCGCGTCTCAAGCCGTCGTCGGCCAAGGGCAAGTACGTGCAGAAGGGCGCCGTCTCGACGACCTTCGGCCCGGGCATCCCGCTCGACGTCGCCGGTCTCTGA
- a CDS encoding GntR family transcriptional regulator, whose amino-acid sequence MSSPHATSHRQVLRDLLARIVDGEFAAGTALPSESRLAERYGVARGTVRNALAGLADRGMVAPVQGAGWIVQSTLHTQSFAELRSFAQWARSKGMTPGGLVHASDAGAATALEARKLRIAPRENVLRVTRTRSLDGRIVMLERTAYPEWMIESIASIPPDESSVVEFMHRRFGITTAHADHAIDAVPASSADAALLGVRRSSPLLRVRRTSFTSGGRPIEYGEDRYLPDTVTFRVQASNVGNTLTRSEYSAG is encoded by the coding sequence GTGAGCTCCCCGCACGCAACCTCCCACCGCCAGGTCCTTCGCGACCTCCTCGCCCGGATCGTGGACGGCGAGTTCGCCGCGGGCACCGCGCTGCCGTCCGAGAGCCGACTGGCCGAGCGCTACGGCGTCGCCCGCGGCACGGTGCGCAACGCGCTCGCCGGGCTCGCCGACCGCGGCATGGTGGCCCCGGTGCAGGGGGCCGGGTGGATCGTGCAGTCGACGCTGCACACCCAGAGCTTCGCCGAGCTGCGCTCCTTCGCGCAGTGGGCGCGCAGCAAGGGCATGACGCCCGGCGGGCTCGTGCACGCCTCCGACGCCGGCGCCGCGACCGCGCTCGAGGCGCGAAAGCTCCGGATCGCGCCCCGCGAGAATGTGCTCCGGGTGACCCGCACGCGGAGCCTCGACGGCAGGATCGTGATGCTCGAGCGCACCGCGTATCCCGAGTGGATGATCGAGAGCATCGCCTCGATCCCTCCTGACGAGTCGTCCGTGGTCGAGTTCATGCACCGGCGGTTCGGTATCACGACCGCCCACGCGGACCACGCGATCGACGCGGTGCCGGCGTCGAGCGCAGACGCCGCCCTGCTGGGCGTGCGCCGCTCGAGCCCCCTGCTCCGCGTGCGGCGCACGAGCTTCACGAGCGGCGGCCGACCCATCGAGTACGGCGAGGACCGGTACCTGCCCGACACGGTCACCTTCCGCGTGCAGGCGTCGAACGTGGGGAACACCCTCACGCGCAGCGAGTACAGCGCAGGCTGA
- a CDS encoding HAD family hydrolase has translation MNFAPVARSSERIAPAPAPAPAPAPAPVAAATTARSAPAPLAVLCDMDGTLLDTEATWLDTVRDTCDHLGLSAPGEIAASLEGATTAQASVRIVAALARTGREAGSEAEVAARLEARSLTAMEGNIGWRPGAEELVRSLHAEGVPLVLVTSSSRRWVAAAARHVDFSAFAHIISADDVRSTKPDPEPYRRAAALVGRAPEECVALEDSEVGLSAALASGCTSVLVRAAEASWGARAHEQLPELRGIDPEWVRAAALRRARAAPS, from the coding sequence GTGAACTTCGCACCCGTCGCACGATCCTCGGAACGGATCGCACCAGCACCAGCACCAGCACCAGCACCAGCACCAGCACCCGTCGCCGCCGCGACCACCGCCCGTTCGGCGCCCGCGCCCCTCGCCGTGCTCTGCGACATGGACGGCACGCTGCTCGACACCGAGGCCACCTGGCTCGACACGGTGCGGGACACCTGCGACCACCTCGGTCTCAGCGCCCCGGGCGAGATCGCCGCGAGCTTGGAAGGCGCGACGACGGCGCAGGCCAGCGTCCGGATCGTGGCCGCGCTCGCCCGGACCGGCCGCGAGGCCGGATCGGAGGCGGAGGTCGCCGCGCGGCTCGAGGCGCGCTCCTTGACCGCGATGGAGGGCAACATCGGCTGGCGCCCCGGAGCCGAGGAGCTCGTGCGCTCGCTGCACGCCGAGGGCGTACCGCTCGTGCTCGTCACGAGCTCCTCGCGTCGCTGGGTCGCCGCCGCGGCCCGACACGTCGATTTCTCGGCGTTCGCCCACATCATCAGCGCCGACGACGTGCGTTCCACGAAGCCGGATCCCGAACCCTACCGCCGTGCCGCGGCCCTCGTCGGGCGCGCACCGGAGGAGTGCGTCGCCCTCGAGGACTCCGAGGTCGGCCTGAGCGCCGCCCTCGCATCGGGCTGCACGAGCGTGCTGGTCCGCGCGGCGGAGGCGAGTTGGGGCGCCCGCGCCCACGAACAGCTGCCGGAGCTGCGCGGCATCGACCCCGAGTGGGTGCGCGCCGCCGCGCTGCGTCGCGCACGCGCCGCGCCGTCGTGA
- a CDS encoding phosphate/phosphite/phosphonate ABC transporter substrate-binding protein, which yields MNTSLRRGLTLVAGLSLVGMLAACAPAPAESAEAGAEPASSAQGFAKDENTLVMGMVPDQQSVESNFQPLVDYIAAKTGKEVELVQSTDYAALVEASIAGRVDIGNFSGFTYVAATNGGAPLTPIGVTVTSEGAEPGYESLTVVPAGSDIASIEDLAGKRVCFVDPGSTSGYLYPSAELLGAGIDPETDVTPVFAGGHDASAQKTAQGVECDAGFAEDAVVESTGIADGLFAEGDLEVINRVTVPGAPLVMSTNLPDDVQQSLRESLQNITIEQIAAEGIEITDAFRAFFTELVPVEDSYYDSVRKVCEETGAAQCQP from the coding sequence GTGAATACTTCACTCCGCCGCGGCCTCACCCTCGTCGCCGGTCTCTCGCTCGTCGGCATGCTGGCCGCGTGCGCCCCGGCGCCCGCCGAGTCGGCAGAAGCCGGGGCCGAGCCGGCGAGCTCGGCCCAGGGCTTCGCGAAGGACGAGAACACCCTCGTGATGGGTATGGTTCCCGATCAGCAGTCGGTCGAGAGCAACTTCCAGCCGCTCGTCGACTACATCGCCGCGAAGACGGGCAAGGAGGTCGAGCTCGTGCAGTCGACGGACTACGCCGCACTCGTCGAGGCGTCGATCGCGGGACGGGTCGACATCGGCAACTTCTCGGGCTTCACCTACGTCGCCGCCACGAACGGCGGCGCACCCCTCACGCCGATCGGCGTCACCGTGACGAGCGAGGGGGCGGAGCCCGGTTACGAGTCGCTGACCGTGGTGCCCGCCGGCTCTGACATCGCCTCGATCGAGGATCTCGCCGGCAAGCGGGTGTGCTTCGTGGACCCGGGCTCGACCTCCGGCTACCTCTACCCGAGCGCCGAGCTGCTCGGCGCGGGCATCGACCCCGAGACGGACGTCACTCCGGTGTTCGCCGGCGGCCACGACGCCTCGGCGCAGAAGACCGCGCAGGGCGTCGAGTGCGATGCGGGCTTCGCGGAGGACGCCGTCGTCGAGAGCACCGGTATCGCCGACGGGCTGTTCGCGGAGGGCGACCTCGAGGTCATCAACCGCGTCACCGTGCCGGGCGCGCCGCTCGTCATGTCGACGAATCTTCCGGACGACGTGCAGCAGTCTCTCCGGGAATCGCTGCAGAACATCACGATCGAGCAGATCGCCGCAGAGGGCATCGAGATCACCGATGCGTTCCGGGCGTTCTTCACGGAGCTCGTCCCCGTCGAGGACTCGTACTACGACAGCGTGCGCAAGGTCTGCGAGGAGACCGGCGCCGCGCAGTGCCAGCCGTAG
- the phnC gene encoding phosphonate ABC transporter ATP-binding protein has translation MTDTPAIQLTDLSKQFGSTTALDGVSLSVGSGEIVVLLGLSGSGKSTLLRHLNGLETATSGDVRVFGAPLAGVRGARLRGIRRRIGFIFQQFELVGPTTVLENVLTGALATLRGPRLGLLSYPRRLRVRALDLLAEVGLEHVAFQRADTLSGGQQQRVAIARALMQDPEILLADEPVASLDPESSQQVMALIREIAERRRLTVVCSLHQVELALAWADRIVGLRHGGVVLDRPAGALDADTVMRVYRQVAVDGGALASALPDPAEILGFGGAPASEPQLSGVRA, from the coding sequence ATGACTGACACCCCGGCAATCCAGCTCACGGACCTCTCGAAGCAATTCGGATCCACCACGGCCCTCGACGGCGTCTCGCTCAGCGTCGGCTCGGGAGAGATCGTGGTGCTCCTCGGGCTGTCCGGTTCGGGCAAGTCCACCCTGCTGCGGCACCTCAACGGCCTCGAGACCGCCACCTCGGGAGACGTCCGCGTGTTCGGCGCCCCGCTGGCCGGGGTGCGCGGCGCCCGGCTGCGCGGGATCCGCCGTCGCATCGGCTTCATCTTTCAGCAGTTCGAGCTCGTGGGGCCGACCACCGTGCTCGAGAACGTGCTCACCGGAGCGCTCGCGACCCTCCGGGGCCCGCGCCTCGGGCTCTTGAGCTACCCGCGCCGGCTGCGCGTTCGCGCGCTCGACCTGCTCGCCGAGGTGGGACTGGAGCACGTCGCTTTCCAACGCGCCGACACCCTCTCGGGCGGGCAGCAGCAGCGGGTCGCGATCGCGCGGGCGCTGATGCAGGATCCCGAGATCCTCCTCGCGGATGAACCGGTGGCCTCGCTCGATCCCGAATCCTCCCAGCAGGTGATGGCGCTGATCCGAGAGATCGCCGAGCGACGCCGGCTCACCGTCGTCTGCAGCCTGCACCAGGTCGAGCTCGCTCTCGCGTGGGCCGACCGCATCGTCGGTCTGCGCCACGGCGGCGTCGTGCTCGACCGCCCCGCGGGCGCGCTCGACGCGGACACCGTCATGCGGGTGTACCGGCAGGTGGCCGTGGACGGCGGAGCGCTCGCGAGCGCGCTGCCCGATCCCGCAGAGATCCTCGGCTTCGGCGGGGCCCCCGCGTCCGAGCCGCAGCTGAGCGGGGTTCGCGCGTGA
- the phnE gene encoding phosphonate ABC transporter, permease protein PhnE, with the protein MSASAAVRSARPRATLPVPSRNSVIAAALLLALLAAGLWSFRGVGLSWEQLARGTEYAGQFLARTVPFVWPTVGETVRLSALTLAIVFCGTALAAILSIPVAVLAARNTTPWRGGGALGRFLGVTARAAPDAIMAMIFALVIGQGALAGVLALGIHSIGMISKLTADAIEQIDEGPVRALRAAGASRAQQFWGGIWPQVLPAYIAIVLHRADINLRVSVILGFVGVAGLGQQLSHAMQTLNYREAMPFAVIIFVLCVAFEVVSALIRRALLGAQPTGRGLGHRLVRRVTSAPAAKAGAARAARIRQSRLRLGRAGRIPWTPDRLRQAGLIWGTAAVLAVSIGIAATQGSSFAYFWKNLGIAAARLWPPSLAPEKWGDVALALLETVQIAFAATLFAVVFSALLGAFAARNVAPNPGVRAGARFTLIAIRGLPELLLALFFIILTGLGPGAAVLALGIGGIGLLGKLVADSLEEVRPGPERALTAVGATRTQVFAAATFPQAVPAFVGHTLYLLDTNVRSATVLGIVGGGGIGYMLASAARINQHELLFLLLCVLAIVFLLEGLSSWLRRLLA; encoded by the coding sequence GTGAGCGCGTCGGCCGCGGTGCGGTCGGCCCGACCGCGGGCGACGCTGCCCGTGCCGAGCCGCAACTCGGTCATCGCCGCGGCGCTGCTGCTCGCGTTGCTCGCCGCGGGGCTCTGGTCCTTCCGCGGGGTCGGGCTCTCGTGGGAGCAGCTGGCGCGGGGGACCGAGTACGCGGGCCAGTTCCTCGCCCGCACAGTGCCGTTCGTCTGGCCCACGGTCGGGGAGACCGTTCGGCTCAGCGCGCTGACCCTGGCGATCGTCTTCTGCGGCACCGCGCTCGCCGCGATCCTCTCGATCCCTGTGGCGGTTCTGGCCGCGCGCAACACCACCCCGTGGCGCGGCGGCGGCGCACTCGGCCGTTTTCTCGGTGTGACCGCGCGGGCCGCGCCCGACGCGATCATGGCAATGATCTTCGCCCTCGTGATCGGGCAGGGCGCGCTCGCCGGAGTGCTCGCCCTCGGCATCCACTCCATCGGAATGATCAGCAAGCTCACCGCCGACGCGATCGAGCAGATCGATGAGGGCCCCGTTCGTGCGCTGCGCGCCGCGGGGGCGAGCCGTGCGCAGCAGTTCTGGGGCGGAATCTGGCCGCAGGTGCTTCCCGCCTACATCGCGATCGTGCTGCACCGGGCCGACATCAATCTGCGCGTCTCCGTGATCCTCGGCTTCGTCGGGGTGGCCGGGCTCGGGCAGCAGCTCAGCCACGCGATGCAGACCCTGAACTATCGCGAGGCCATGCCGTTCGCCGTCATCATCTTCGTGCTCTGCGTGGCCTTCGAGGTCGTCTCCGCCCTGATCCGGCGCGCACTGCTCGGGGCGCAGCCGACGGGACGCGGCCTCGGGCATCGGCTGGTGCGGCGCGTCACGTCGGCTCCGGCGGCGAAGGCGGGTGCGGCCCGGGCCGCGCGCATCCGGCAGTCCCGTCTGCGCCTCGGCCGTGCGGGACGCATCCCCTGGACTCCGGATCGACTGCGCCAGGCGGGGCTGATCTGGGGCACGGCGGCGGTGCTCGCGGTATCGATCGGGATCGCGGCGACGCAGGGGAGCAGCTTCGCCTACTTCTGGAAGAATCTCGGCATCGCGGCTGCGCGCCTGTGGCCGCCGTCCCTCGCCCCGGAGAAGTGGGGCGACGTCGCGCTCGCGCTCCTCGAGACGGTGCAGATCGCGTTCGCCGCGACCCTGTTCGCGGTGGTCTTCTCGGCGCTGCTCGGCGCATTCGCCGCGCGGAACGTCGCGCCGAACCCCGGGGTGCGCGCCGGAGCGAGATTCACCCTGATCGCGATCCGCGGTCTGCCCGAGCTGCTGCTCGCCCTGTTCTTCATCATTCTGACGGGGCTCGGCCCGGGGGCTGCCGTGCTGGCGCTCGGGATCGGGGGCATCGGCCTTCTCGGCAAGCTCGTGGCGGATTCGCTGGAGGAGGTGCGCCCGGGCCCCGAGCGTGCCCTCACGGCAGTGGGCGCGACCCGCACGCAGGTGTTCGCGGCAGCGACGTTCCCGCAGGCGGTACCCGCGTTCGTGGGGCACACGCTGTATCTGCTGGACACGAACGTCCGATCGGCCACGGTGCTCGGCATCGTGGGCGGCGGCGGGATCGGGTACATGCTCGCGAGCGCCGCCCGCATCAACCAGCACGAGCTGCTCTTCCTGCTGCTCTGCGTCCTCGCGATCGTCTTCCTGCTGGAAGGCCTGTCCTCCTGGCTGCGCAGGCTCCTCGCGTAG